One window from the genome of Cucumis melo cultivar AY chromosome 12, USDA_Cmelo_AY_1.0, whole genome shotgun sequence encodes:
- the LOC103501096 gene encoding alpha carbonic anhydrase 7-like isoform X5, translating to MEKKLSFDLLFCSFFFAFLLVSWPAMSQEVENQREFDYNTNGTRGPAHWGDLRPEWHNCNTGRMQSPIDLLNQRVRIVSHFTDFQIDYRSSNATLKNRGHDMMLQWSGAAGHMEVNRSRYFLRQIHWHSPSEHTLNGKRFALEAHLVHQSQTGNIAVIGILYNIGQPDYFLSTMRSSLYYRYIGSLTVPPCSQNVLWTIVRKVRTVAPEQVNLLRVAVHDDSNTNARPLQPLNNRNVQLRIKASIEGAE from the exons ATGGAGAAGAAGCTGAGTTTTGATCTGTTGttttgttcatttttctttGCCTTTCTTTTGGTTTCATGGCCTGCAATGTCTCAAGAAGTTG AAAATCAAAGAGAGTTCGATTATAATACAAATGGAACGAGAGGACCTGCACATTGGGGAGATCTTAGACCAGAATGGCATAACTGTAATACTGGACGGATGCAATCTCCTATCGATTTGTTGAACCAAAGGGTTCGTATTGTGTCTCATTTTACGGACTTCCAAATCGACTATAGATCTTCCAATGCAACTCTTAAGAATCGAGGACACGATATGATG TTACAATGGAGTGGTGCAGCCGGACATATGGAAGTAAATAGAAGTCGATATTTTCTAAGACAAATTCATTGGCATTCACCATCTGAACACACTCTCAATGGAAAAAGGTTTGCTTTAGAAGCTCATTTAGTTCACCAAAGCCAAACAGGAAATATTGCTGTCATTGGAATTCTCTATAACATTGGACAACCTGACTACTTCTTGTCTACg ATGCGAAGCAGTTTATATTATAGATATATTGGCTCTTTAACGGTTCCTCCATGTTCTCAAAATGTGCTTTGGACCATAGTAAGAAAG GTTAGAACTGTTGCACCCGAACAAGTAAACTTACTTCGTGTGGCCGTCCATGAT GACTCAAACACTAACGCAAGGCCTTTGCAGCCTTTGAATAATCGAAATGTTCAACTTCGAATCAAAGCAAGCATAGAGGGAGCTGAATGA
- the LOC103501096 gene encoding alpha carbonic anhydrase 7-like isoform X4 has translation MEKKLSFDLLFCSFFFAFLLVSWPAMSQEVENQREFDYNTNGTRGPAHWGDLRPEWHNCNTGRMQSPIDLLNQRVRIVSHFTDFQIDYRSSNATLKNRGHDMMLQWSGAAGHMEVNRSRYFLRQIHWHSPSEHTLNGKRFALEAHLVHQSQTGNIAVIGILYNIGQPDYFLSTMRQHFVEISATQRDKLLNMVNPSLLKMRSSLYYRYIGSLTVPPCSQNVLWTIVRKVRTVAPEQVNLLRVAVHDPLNNRNVQLRIKASIEGAE, from the exons ATGGAGAAGAAGCTGAGTTTTGATCTGTTGttttgttcatttttctttGCCTTTCTTTTGGTTTCATGGCCTGCAATGTCTCAAGAAGTTG AAAATCAAAGAGAGTTCGATTATAATACAAATGGAACGAGAGGACCTGCACATTGGGGAGATCTTAGACCAGAATGGCATAACTGTAATACTGGACGGATGCAATCTCCTATCGATTTGTTGAACCAAAGGGTTCGTATTGTGTCTCATTTTACGGACTTCCAAATCGACTATAGATCTTCCAATGCAACTCTTAAGAATCGAGGACACGATATGATG TTACAATGGAGTGGTGCAGCCGGACATATGGAAGTAAATAGAAGTCGATATTTTCTAAGACAAATTCATTGGCATTCACCATCTGAACACACTCTCAATGGAAAAAGGTTTGCTTTAGAAGCTCATTTAGTTCACCAAAGCCAAACAGGAAATATTGCTGTCATTGGAATTCTCTATAACATTGGACAACCTGACTACTTCTTGTCTACg aTGAGACAACATTTCGTAGAAATATCTGCTACACAAAGAGATAAATTACTGAACATGGTCAATCCATCTCTGTTGAAGATGCGAAGCAGTTTATATTATAGATATATTGGCTCTTTAACGGTTCCTCCATGTTCTCAAAATGTGCTTTGGACCATAGTAAGAAAG GTTAGAACTGTTGCACCCGAACAAGTAAACTTACTTCGTGTGGCCGTCCATGAT CCTTTGAATAATCGAAATGTTCAACTTCGAATCAAAGCAAGCATAGAGGGAGCTGAATGA
- the LOC103501096 gene encoding alpha carbonic anhydrase 7-like isoform X2, with protein sequence MEKKLSFDLLFCSFFFAFLLVSWPAMSQEVENQREFDYNTNGTRGPAHWGDLRPEWHNCNTGRMQSPIDLLNQRVRIVSHFTDFQIDYRSSNATLKNRGHDMMLQWSGAAGHMEVNRSRYFLRQIHWHSPSEHTLNGKRFALEAHLVHQSQTGNIAVIGILYNIGQPDYFLSTMRQHFVEISATQRDKLLNMVNPSLLKMRSSLYYRYIGSLTVPPCSQNVLWTIVRKVRTVAPEQVNLLRVAVHDDSNTNARPLQPLNNRNVQLRIKASIEGAE encoded by the exons ATGGAGAAGAAGCTGAGTTTTGATCTGTTGttttgttcatttttctttGCCTTTCTTTTGGTTTCATGGCCTGCAATGTCTCAAGAAGTTG AAAATCAAAGAGAGTTCGATTATAATACAAATGGAACGAGAGGACCTGCACATTGGGGAGATCTTAGACCAGAATGGCATAACTGTAATACTGGACGGATGCAATCTCCTATCGATTTGTTGAACCAAAGGGTTCGTATTGTGTCTCATTTTACGGACTTCCAAATCGACTATAGATCTTCCAATGCAACTCTTAAGAATCGAGGACACGATATGATG TTACAATGGAGTGGTGCAGCCGGACATATGGAAGTAAATAGAAGTCGATATTTTCTAAGACAAATTCATTGGCATTCACCATCTGAACACACTCTCAATGGAAAAAGGTTTGCTTTAGAAGCTCATTTAGTTCACCAAAGCCAAACAGGAAATATTGCTGTCATTGGAATTCTCTATAACATTGGACAACCTGACTACTTCTTGTCTACg aTGAGACAACATTTCGTAGAAATATCTGCTACACAAAGAGATAAATTACTGAACATGGTCAATCCATCTCTGTTGAAGATGCGAAGCAGTTTATATTATAGATATATTGGCTCTTTAACGGTTCCTCCATGTTCTCAAAATGTGCTTTGGACCATAGTAAGAAAG GTTAGAACTGTTGCACCCGAACAAGTAAACTTACTTCGTGTGGCCGTCCATGAT GACTCAAACACTAACGCAAGGCCTTTGCAGCCTTTGAATAATCGAAATGTTCAACTTCGAATCAAAGCAAGCATAGAGGGAGCTGAATGA